A window of Bradyrhizobium sp. AZCC 1610 contains these coding sequences:
- a CDS encoding FAD-dependent oxidoreductase, which translates to MSANKAIKLAVIGRGMIGSAAARHLSKMGHDVALIGPNEPADYSRHSGVFGSHYDEGRITRSFDSDPFWRQVNCAAISRYGEISAESGVEFYREVGVLHVGPGESTDVASVGKIAAEAGILCEAYDDTGLAERFPFLRSTAGMQGYFEPRNAGYISPRRLVRAQTIAAERAGARIIDEPALGISESGSGVTIRTRSGSVEAERVLVAAGGHTQSLLGQSLGFTVYARTVAMFRLGAAEVQRLAGMPSMRCFGPRGEDPYILPPIPYPDGQTWLKLGGDPVDLPLESEADIKDWFKSGGSIHVADGLQKQILDRIRDLNFEERRVVPCMTTFGDRGLPCIGPLSERVAVAFGCYGKSAKCSDELGRLGGMALLGEVRAELAP; encoded by the coding sequence GTGAGCGCTAACAAAGCGATCAAACTTGCGGTGATCGGACGTGGTATGATCGGGTCGGCGGCTGCGCGACATTTGTCCAAAATGGGCCATGATGTTGCACTGATCGGGCCCAATGAGCCGGCAGATTATTCGCGGCATAGCGGCGTCTTTGGAAGCCACTACGATGAGGGCCGTATCACGCGGAGTTTCGATTCGGACCCATTTTGGAGGCAAGTGAACTGCGCTGCGATTTCGCGCTACGGCGAGATTTCAGCGGAAAGCGGTGTGGAATTCTACCGGGAAGTCGGCGTGCTTCACGTAGGCCCTGGCGAAAGCACGGACGTCGCTTCGGTTGGCAAAATCGCCGCTGAGGCCGGGATCCTTTGTGAAGCATATGATGATACGGGGCTCGCGGAGCGATTTCCGTTTCTGAGATCAACAGCGGGAATGCAGGGGTATTTCGAGCCGCGGAATGCCGGATACATCAGCCCGCGCCGCTTGGTCCGGGCGCAGACGATCGCGGCAGAGCGCGCCGGGGCGCGGATCATCGACGAACCTGCTCTGGGGATTTCGGAAAGCGGCTCTGGTGTGACGATCCGGACGAGATCGGGCAGTGTCGAGGCCGAGCGTGTTCTCGTTGCGGCAGGCGGGCATACCCAATCACTGCTCGGTCAATCATTGGGTTTTACGGTCTATGCGCGTACCGTGGCGATGTTTCGGCTTGGTGCGGCGGAGGTTCAACGCTTAGCCGGAATGCCGTCGATGCGTTGTTTCGGCCCCAGGGGCGAGGATCCCTATATTCTGCCGCCAATCCCCTATCCGGACGGCCAAACCTGGTTAAAGCTCGGCGGTGATCCGGTCGATCTTCCGCTCGAAAGCGAGGCGGATATCAAGGACTGGTTCAAATCGGGCGGATCGATTCACGTTGCTGATGGGCTTCAAAAGCAGATCCTTGACCGTATTCGCGACCTCAATTTCGAAGAACGCCGCGTCGTGCCTTGCATGACCACCTTTGGCGACAGGGGCCTGCCCTGCATCGGACCGCTTTCGGAGCGCGTAGCGGTGGCATTCGGCTGTTACGGCAAGAGCGCGAAATGTTCGGACGAATTGGGTCGGTTAGGTGGCATGGCGCTGCTCGGTGAGGTTAGAGCAGAGCTCGCACCCTGA
- a CDS encoding pentapeptide MXKDX repeat protein, with amino-acid sequence MTTTTRIGLGLSAALVSLGLAFAPAVFAQDKMGKDDGMKKESMSKDAMKKDDGMMKKDGMKHDGMMKDGMKKDDGMKKN; translated from the coding sequence ATGACCACCACGACCCGTATCGGCCTCGGCCTGTCTGCCGCGCTCGTTTCGCTCGGCCTTGCGTTCGCGCCGGCCGTCTTCGCTCAGGACAAGATGGGCAAGGACGATGGCATGAAGAAGGAATCGATGTCCAAGGACGCGATGAAGAAAGACGACGGCATGATGAAGAAGGACGGCATGAAGCACGACGGCATGATGAAGGACGGAATGAAAAAAGACGACGGCATGAAAAAGAACTGA
- a CDS encoding DUF6481 family protein, producing the protein MSGFKEPSFADRQKAAMQARQNILNKFRTQPGPDDPEVKRRQAEREAQAAARAKAREAKEAEKAEQKRREAEAAAVEAARIAREKEEEAARLAAMEAEQKAKRDARYAARKGKSKKK; encoded by the coding sequence ATGAGCGGATTCAAGGAACCGAGCTTCGCGGACCGCCAGAAGGCCGCGATGCAGGCGCGGCAGAACATCCTGAACAAGTTTCGCACTCAGCCGGGACCCGACGATCCCGAGGTGAAGCGCCGCCAGGCCGAGCGCGAGGCCCAGGCGGCCGCGCGTGCCAAGGCAAGAGAAGCCAAGGAAGCCGAAAAGGCCGAGCAGAAACGTCGCGAGGCTGAGGCCGCCGCGGTGGAAGCCGCCAGGATCGCGCGCGAAAAGGAAGAAGAGGCCGCCAGACTGGCGGCGATGGAGGCCGAGCAGAAGGCCAAGCGCGACGCCCGTTACGCCGCGCGCAAAGGCAAGAGCAAGAAGAAGTAG